CGATTTCAAGAATGTTTTTCGGCTGCATCATTTGAGATATTATAGTCAACAGTCTTCCTTGCTGATATCCGGAAATCATATGAGGCTGTGTTGTTTTCTGAAAGGTTTCCCTTCTCAGCTTTCTCAGGATTTCGGGCTCAGAAGAAGCGTGCGTTTCTAAATATCTGTCCATCTCAGGATTCGTCTCTTCGAAAAAACTCATTTTATTTTTTTAATGATTCAAATTTAACTAAAAATAATTTAGCCTTTATCATTAGAAACAGTAAAATACACGATGTAAAATTCCGTAAAAACACGGATGTTTTTCAGAAAAACTAAACAATACCTTTGCAGAGAAGGTAAAAACACACAATCAAAATGAATACCGGAGAAAATCAAATCAAGAAGGCTGAAGAATCAAAGGCGCATATCATCACAATGAATGCGTCAAAAAAAACTAAACCCGAAATATCCAATTCATTTTTACAGCGAATTATTTCATTATTGAAAAAAGAAGACGTAGTTTAAGTAACAAAAAAACTCCCGAATATTTCGGGAGTTTTTATTTATATTATTAGAAATTATTTCTTTGGAGCAATATCCATAAGCTTCATAAACTCATCAAGCTTAGGCATAATGATAATTTCAGTTCTTCTGTTTTCCGCTCTTCCGGAAACACTCATATTAGTTGCTTTAGGGTTATATTCAGAACGACCACCTGCTGTAATCCTCGCCGGATCAACTCCAAACTGAGTCTGCAAGATTTTAGCCACTGCAGTCCCTCTCAACGCAGAAAGATCCCAGTTATCTCTTGGTAAATTGGCAGAGCTTAATGGAGCATTATCCGTATTACCTTCAATCAATACTGAATATTTATCATAATCGTTGATCACTTTAGCTACTTTACCTAAAACTTCCTGAGCTGCAGGAAGGATATTATAATCTCCTGTTTTATACAACATCTTGTCGGAAAGGGAAATCATTACGACACCTTTCAATACTTTTACCTGTACATCATCATCTGCTACATTATCAAGAGATCTTTTTAATTTGTTTGATAATGCTAAATTTAAACTGTCATTTTTAGCATTGCTAGAAATTAACTGTTTGATATAAGAGTTAGAAGCATTGATTTCTCCTACCAATTTATCAATATTTGCTGAACTCTTACCTGTATTGGACAGACAAGCATCCAAAGATGATTTTAAAGCATCATGCTGACTTTTCAACAAATTATTTTCTCCTGACAAAGCAGAATTTTGAGACTTTAAATCCTGAATCTCACGTTGTCTTTCTCCAATATTTTCAATACATTGTTTGTAATTGGAACTCAAAGCTTCATACTGCTTTTTACTGACGCAAGATGTCAATCCCAACACCATTGCAGAAACTGCTAAAATTTTAAAAATCTTCATAAATAATCATTTTTAGACGAGTCAAAGGTAGGAAAATTGAATTGAATTATAAGGATTATCTTTGCCTAAAAGAAATTCCCTATCTAAATTTTGAAAAAACCGGACTTAAAAAAAGAATTAGAAAATCTTGTTAATCTACCCCAAAATCACACTTATCTTCTGGCAGTGAGCGGAGGTGTTGACTCTATGGTTTTAGCACACCTGTTCAATCAGTTGCGAGATTCAGGTTTTGAGTTCCAGATTGCTCATATCAACTATCATCTCCGGGGCGAAGACTCTAATCTTGACCAGAAAGTCGTTTCTGACTTTTGCCAAAAGAACCTCATTAAATTTCATGTATATGACGTTTCAGAGAAAGATCAAAAACCGCAAAATTCTATTCAGCTCTGGGCCAGAGAATTGAGATATAGCTTCTTTAAAAAGATTCAAGAGAAGGAAAATTTGGATTTTCTGGTTACTGCCCATCACCTGAATGATCAGTTGGAAACGTTTATTATTAATCTTTCCAAAGCAGCAGGAATTAACGGACTGAGCGGAATTCCTTCGAACGAAAATAATATTCTCCGGCCTCTTTTACATTTCACAAAAGAAGAGATCTATGAATTTGCAAAAGAGAATAATATTGAGTACCGCGAAGATCTTTCTAATAAAAAAAGTGACTATTTAAGAAATAAAATCCGCCTGGAAATCACGCCTAAATTACTAGAGACCAACGATCATTTTTTAGAGAACTTCAAAAAAAGTATTACTTATTTAAATCAGACAAAAGATTTTGTCCAGGAACAGATTAAAACAATAGAAGAAAGCCTGACAATATTTAACAATAGCTATAAAATTATATCAAAAGACAGACTCAGTCTGCAAAGTGATTTTGTAAAGTTTGAGATTTTAAAAAAATATGGTTTTGATTCAGAAGAAATACCTAAAATTTTTACCGCTGAAAACGGAAGTTCTTTTTTTTCAAAAAACTATCAATTGATTGTTACCCGTGATGAATTGATCTTAAAACAAAAAACAGAAGGCCAAAATGCTCCATTGGATGAAGAAATTCTCCTGATAGAAAAATTTGACTTTTCCCAAAACCAAATGATCATTAATCTCGAAGATGTTATTGAAGAGATTGAAGAAATCAATAAAAACATCGAATGGGAATTTGATGCTGAAAAACTACACTTCCCATTGCGATTGCGAAGACAAAAAGATGGTGACGAGTTTTATCCTGCCGGATTTTTGGGGAAAAAGAAAGTTTCTAAGTTTTTTAGGGACGAAAAATTATCTATTTTAGCGAGGCAAAAAATTTGGGTTCTTGTAGATGGAGAAAATTCTATCCTTGGAATTATCCCCTTGAGACAAGACCGACGAAATGCAAAGGATGAGAATACCCATAAAATTCTCAAAATTATTAATGAAAAGTAAGATGAAATTTAGAAACTGGTTTTTATTAGTTCTGTTATTTTTAGCAACAGGAATTAATGCACAAATCAAAAATCCTGTAAAGTTTAAGTTTACCATCAACGATCTGGGAAACAACCAATACGAAGCCGTTTTGAATGCCACCATGGAAAGCGGATGGCATATTTATTCCAAAGATATCCCGGAAGACACCGGAATTCCAACGGAATACAAAGTTTCCGGAAAAAACATTGAACTGATTGGAAAATTTACCGAAGTCGGAAAAAAACATGAAGAATTTTCGGAAGCTTTCGGAGGGACTATTATTTTTTATTCCAATACTGCAGGCTTCAAACAAAAATTTAAATTAAAAGACGGAACAAAGCCGGGCGATGTGGTTGCAGAAATCACTTATCAAACCTGCGACGACAGAGTTTGTCTGGCTCCGAATACATTAGAATTCAATAAACAGGTGACTCCAACAGGAGCAACTGAAGAAGCTGCCACCGAAGAAAAAACTGAGCCAGCAAAGGATTCTGTAAAAACGGTTGAAACAGTCGTAGAAAAACCTGCTAAAGGAGAAGTTACCATAGCAGAAACCTCAAAACTGGATCCAAAACAGTTAAAAATAGAATCGATTGATTTTGAAAAACCTTTGACTGATTGCGGAACGGGTTCTACAAAAATTGAAGAAAATTATTGGACGTACTTATTCTTAGGTTTCATCGGAGGACTAATTGCGTTGTTAACACCATGTGTTTTCCCAATGATCCCATTAACCGTTTCTTTCTTTACGAAAGGCAGCAAAAACAAAGCAAAAGGAAAAAGAGACGCGTTGATCTATGGATTTTTCATTCTTTTAATCTTTGTATTATTAAGTGTTCCATTCCATATTATTGACGGAATTGCAGGAAATATCTTCAATGAAATTTCTACAAGTGTTTGGCTGAATATTGCATTCTTTATCATATTCATTTTCTTCGCAGGAAGTTTCTTCGGATATTACGATATTACATTACCAAGTTCAATTGCCAACAAATCTTCAAAAGCTGAAGAAGCAGGAGGAATTATCGGAATCTTCTTTATGGCTTTAACATTGGTTATTGTTTCTTTCTCTTGTACGGGTCCAATTTTAGGAAGCTTATTAGGAAGCGCAGTAACAGGTTCTGCAAACGTTCCGATGTTATTGACATTTGCTCTGGCAGGTTTCGGTTTAGCTTGGGCAATCATTTTCGGATTATTAGCCTTATTTCCTCAGGCATTACAAAGTCTTCCAAAATCAGGAGGCTGGATGAATACGGTGAAAGTAGTATTGGGGTTTGTAGAACTGGCTTTGGCATTGAAATTCTTATCAAAAGCTGATTTGGTTTCTAAAACTTTCTTACTAAAAAGAGAACTTTTCATTGCGATCTGGATTGTTATTGCTCTAGGATTAGCATTATATCTATTCGGATTAATCAGATTTCCGCATGATGATAAAAAACCTAAAATTTCTATCACCAGAAAAATTCTTGGAGCTTTAGGATTCGGATTTGTAATCTATTTAGTTCAGGGATTAATTCCTTCGGAACGCCCGAAACTGCAATTATTAAGTGGAATTCTACCTCCATTGAATATTAGTTATTTCCATGACGAAAAAGACGGAATTTTGGGAATGCATCCTGAACATGACTTCTTCAAAGCAGTAGAAATAGCAAAAAAAGAAGACAAACCTATCTTAATTGATTTTACCGGCTATGGCTGTGAAAACTGTAGAAAAATGGAGGAATTCGTGTGGAGCGAAGCAGATATTTTACCGATTCTTCAGAACGATGTTGTTTTAGCCTCTCTATATGTTGATGATAAAGAAGAGCTTCCGGAGGACCAGAAAACAAAAATTGATCTCGGAGACGGGCAGGTAAAAAAGGTAAAAACGATCGGTGACAGATGGAGCTTGTTCCAACAAGTAAACTTTAATAACAATTCTCAGCCCCACTATGTTCTAGTGACTCCGGACGGAAAAGTAATCAATACTCCGGTCTCAGGATATATGCCAAAAGAAGATTTTAAAAAGTTCTTGGAATGTGGAGTCAATTATTATAAAAAGAATAAATAAAAAATTCAAAATATTATAGAAACTCATGTCGAAAGGCATGAGTTTTTTTGTCGTCTCCGATCCTCTCTTTTTATATTCTCAAATTAATTTTATCTATATTTGAATAATCAACAACACGATACACAATATTATGAAATATAAATTTATTTTCTTATCCATTCTTATCCATTATGGAATTACCACATATTCCCAATCTTCCATTCCGGGTATTGAGTGGCAGAAATCTTTTGGAGGATCTGCTTCCGAAATTGCGAAATCTATTGTACAAACTCCGGATGGAGGATACATCACTACAGGATTTTCAAAATCTTCCGACGGAAACGCAACCATAAACCATGGAGATAATGATTTCTGGGTAGTGAAAATGAGTGCTACAGGAACTCTTGAGTGGCAAAAAGCTCTTGGCGGTTCTGGTGATGATCAGGCAAACTCAATCTGCACCACCTCAGATGGAGGATATGTTATCGCAGGATATACCACCTCATCCAATGGTGACATCACCTTGAATCAAGGATATGCAGATTACTGGATTATAAAACTGAATGCACTTGGAAATATAGAATGGCAGAAAACCTATGGAGGTCAAAATCAAGACATGGCAACCTCCGTAAAGCAAACTACTGATGGCGGATATATTGTAGGGGGACATTCAAGTTCAAACAGCGGAAACGTCACTGGAAATCATGGCTCATATACATACGATTATTGGGTCATAAAATTAGACTCTTTAGGAAATCTACAATGGCAAAAAGCTCTTGGCGGATCTGGTGAAGAATTTGCTTATGATATTAAGCAAACTACTGACGGAGGATATATTATTGCTGGAGAAACCAGCTCTCAAAGCAGCGGAGATATTTCTGGCACTTATTTAGGGGTAAAAGATTCCTGGATAGTAAAGCTGGGAACTACAGGTAGTATTATTTGGGAAAAACGTTTCGGAGGTATAGGAACCGATATTACCTATTCCGTAGCACAAACTTCAGATGGAGGCTATATAGCATCCGGTACAACGACTTCAAATATCGGAAACAGTACTTACAACGGACAAGGAGATTTTTGGATCATAAAACTCGACACAGCAGGAAATCTGCAGTGGCAAAATGCGATGGGCAGCCTTAGCTATGACCAAGCGTATTCTGTAACCCAAACTCCGGACGGAAATTTTGTCGCAGCAGGATACATTTCTTCGAATACCGGAATTGTTGAACCCGGACTCCCAACGGGTACAAACTTTTGGATTGTAAAACTAGACAATACAGGAAATCTGTTATGGAACAAAGTCTTAGGCGGAGACGGACATGAGACAGCATGGAGCATTATTTCAACTACAGATGGAGGTTTAGCCGCCGCAGGAAATTCAAGTACGAACCCAGACACCGGAGATGTTACCGGAAATCACGGCCAATCGGATTTTTGGATTGTAAAACTAAGCGGATCTAAAGAATCATTAGGAATCACCGAGAGTAACACACCAGAAAAGCCACAAATATATCCCAATCCCGCAAAAGATATTGTACACATCAACCATCTTCCAAAAGAAAGCACGGTGACTATTTTTGACGCTGCAGGAAGAAAAATTTTCAGTAAAAAATATTCTGAGCCAAACATTTCCATTAATACCTCCGCATTTGCAAACGGAATGTACATTCTTCAGATTGACGGTGCAGAAAAAAATATTGTTTCTGAAAAACTAATCATCAAGAAATAACCCACTCTTAAAATATTATAAAACCTTATGAAAACAAAATTATCATAAGGTTTTTTCATTTCAAAATTCAATAAAATTAAAATTTAGCAATCAATTCCATAAATTAGGTATAAACTTTGTATAGGTTCAAAAAGAAAGATACGAAAGTGTCATTTTTTTATCAACATCGTTTAACTATTAAAAAAATTATTATGGCTGAAGTAATTGCACAAGAGAAATCAGGAGGAAGCAAGCAAAGAAAAAAACTGATCAGAGTTGACATGACTCCTATGGTGGATTTAGGATTTTTATTGATCACCTTTTTTATGTTTACCACCAATTTTACAAAACCTAACGTGATGGATTTAGGATTGCCTGCAAAAGATCACAAACCAAATCCAAAAATCGATGATATAGTAATTGATCAAAAAAATCAGATTACTTTCATTTTAGGAAAAGACAATCGAGTTTTTTATCATCAAAATACAGCTGAAGATTTAAATTCAAATAATTTAAAGGAAACTAATTTTAGCGGAATCAACATTTCTAAAGTTATTTCAGAAGCCTATAATCGCGCACCTTCAAAAGAAAAATTTACAATTATTGTAAAACCCACAGATGATGCAAACTATAAAAATTTTGTAGACGTTCTTGACAATATCGCCATCTCCAACAAAGAACAATACGGAATCACCGATATTAAACCTTGGGAAAAGAAAGTTTACGAAGAATTAACAAAATAAAATAAGAAGGGCATTTTTACAATGCTCTTTTTTTTGTTTACATTTGAGTATAATTTTATTTAATGAAAAATTTTTTAGTCGCAATCATTGTCTCTGCTTTACTTATTTCATGTTCTAAAAAAGAAGTCACCCCCTCTTCAGTTCAAACAGACAGCACAAAAATCATTGATTCAATCAATGCTGTGCGAACAAAAATAAATGACAGCATCCGAAGTAAGAATTCATTTAAAGATTTCAGCGGAGATCATAAATTCACGCATAATTTAATTAAAAACGCAGGAACTATTCATTTTAAGAAAATTGATGGCGAAAGCGATCATTATACAGTTTCAGGCTTTATAAAATCTGGGAAAAATTCAGTCGATATAAAAGGCTTTATGGCCGTTGTTTCCAATAAACATATGAACTTCACCGGAGAAATCACCCAAAGCATTTCTGAAAATGATAACGGGAAACCTTACACCAGAAAAGGGACAAAAACTTTTGCCTCTAAAGATGGCGGAAAAACTTATCGACTTCAGGACATGGTAAATGGTTCGGGATTTGTAGACTATATAGACATTCATTTTTAATTTTTGAATATGCTTAATTTTGAAAGAAAAGGAAACGGAAAAGAAACATTAGTCCTACTCCACGGATTTATGGAAAACATTTCAATATGGCATGAAATGGAATCTCATCTTTCTGAACATTTCTCATTATTAAAAATAGACCTTCCGGGACATGGCCAATCAGAAATTATAGCTGAAGTTCAAACCATGGAAATCATGGCTGAAGAAGTAAAAAAAGTACTGGATAAACTCAGCTTAACTAAAGTTCATTTACTCGGTCATTCAATGGGAGGCTATACTTCCCTGGCTTTTGCAGAAAAATATCCCGAATTCCTTATAAGCTTAACTTTATTTTTCTCGACATACTTTCCTGATGATGCAGAAAAAAAAGAACAACGCATAAAAAGCTACAGAATTATCAAGGATGCTTTTCCTCATTATGCCAGAGCCGGTGTACCCAATCTTTTTAATCCGAATGAAAGAGACATTCTGGAGGGGAAAATAGAAACGGCTTTAGAAATTGCTCTTTCCACAAATAATCTTGGAGCTCTAGCTTCGGTAAAAGGAATGGTAGAAAGAACCGATAAAAAACACGTTTTGGAAAGTCTGGATGCAAAAATTCTGGTGATAGCAGGAAAACATGACAATGCCGTAAAAACAGAAATCATGATTAAAAATCTTCCCGACAGAACCAATATCAAATCTTACGTTCTGGATTGCGGACATAACGGACATTGGGAAAAGCCAAGTATTTGTGCTGAAATCATCAATACCGAACTTCTTCACCACCTTCCAAAACATTTGATCCTTTAAAAAATTTTTATGAGAATTTGGATTTCATCACTACTGCTTCTTGCAGTAATCAGCTGTAAAAAAGAAGCTGAAACTTCTAAAAATACAACTTCAAAAGACTCTGTTTCTATGACAGAAACTCAAAAGGACAGCCTTAAAGCTGGCCAGAACAAACAAATTTTTAATTTCGTAACAGAACTTTGTGACAACAAAGGTCAGTATGATGCCAATAAATATTCTAGGGAAGAAATTGAAGGCACATACAAACTTTGGTTTGAATACAGCAGTTTATTATTGAGTAAGCCATCCGTTTTTAAGCCTGAAACATTACAGGAAGTAAGAAGAGATAAAGATAAAATTTTAGCAAAACTGGATAAAGATTTTGCAGAAAAGAAAAAAGCACTTGAGAATTTAAAAGTGGTTAACGATCCCTATTGGCAGAATATTAAATCACAAAAAATCCAGGAACTCATTCAGGAATATGAATTTGATAAAACTGAAATTACAGCATTTTCCGATCCATCAATATTACTGAACAGCAAATTTTCCAAAAATTGCGAAAACTTTGTAAGAGCGCTTAATTCTGATGAAGATGTAATGATTGATGAATGGAGAAAACTGAGACTGCAGATGAGCAAAAAGAATGGCAGTCCTGAAAAAATTATGGATGAGTTTGAAAACAACCTGCATGCTCAAAACAGAAATGAGTATGCCATTGTAGATCTTATTACTTTTGGCTGGGGAAATTGTGCCAATAATAATATCAAAAGAATAGAGCATGATGAAAAAATGGCGAAGGCATTCAACTCTTTATTCATCAAGATTGAGCAACAATGTGACGAGCCTTAAAAAGCATAAATAAAATTACTAAAATTTAATCCCAGATCAATGAACTTCTTTTCTTCTTCCAAAAAGAATCCCATAATCGGACTTACTCTTTCCGGAGGCGGAATGCGTGGAATTGCCCACATTGCCGTTTTAAAAGCATTGGAGGAATTTGATCTGAAACCCCAGATTATTTCGGGGACAAGCGCAGGATCCATTATTGGAGCATTTTATTCTTTAGGAAAGACTCCGGATGAAATGATGGAAATTGTAAGACAGACCACGTTTTTTTCGCGATCCTATTTAAGGCTTTCAAAAAATGGAATTTTCAGTTCCAAGTTTATTGTAAAACTCCTGGTCGATTATTTTCCCGAAAATGATTTTAAAGTCTTAAAAATTCCATTATACGTTGCCGCAACAGAAATGACCCACGGAATTGTCGATTTTTTTTCAGAAGGCGAGCTTTTTGGTCCGTTATTAGCCTCATCAAGTGTTCCTTTCGTACTTCCTCCTGTTAGAATAGGAGAGAAAATATATGTAGATGGCGGCGTATTAGACAATCTTCCTATAGAGCCTATTATGGATAAATGTGATTTTCTGATTGCATCCCACGTCAATTCATTAAGCTATGATCCGCTTCCCAATATGAGCTTACTGAAAGAGTTTGACCGTATTTTACACTTAGCGATCGCAAAATCAGTGTATTCCAAGGCGGATTTTTGTGATATATTCTTAGATCCTCCCAAGATGACCAAATTCAGCCTTTTCAATAAAAAAAACCTGGATGAAATGTTTCAGGAAGTTTATGACTACACCTGTAAAGAATTGGAGGAAAAAGGATATAAAAAAATACAGCCTTCTTTATAGCTGTTCTTCTGCTACCCTATTCTTAAAAGTTTCAAGAGTATCCATAAGAGATTCTAAAGATTTTCCTCCGGCTGCGTTAATGTGCCCTCCTCCATTGAAATATTTTCTTGAGAACTGGTTGACATCCACATCATCTTTACTTCTAAAAGATATTTTAATAAAATCATCATACAGATCTTCCATAAAGAAAGCCGACATTCTTACTCCGACAATACTTAAACCGTAATTTACAAAACCTTCTGTATCTCCTTTCTGGAAACCGTATTCCTGCAGTTCTTTTCTTGTAAGATATAAAACAGCCACTTTACCATCATTCACCACTTCAATTCTTCCCAGAATAAGAGCTAGTAAATGTAGCCTTGAAACAGTATTTGTATCCCATGTATTGGACGTAATAACCGAAGGATCTGCACCTTTTTCGATAAGATTTGCCACAATTCTATGAGTAGTTGCACTTGTGGAACGAAAACGGAAACCTCCCGTATCGGTCATAATCCCGGTATAAAGACATTCTGCCATATCTTTATTAACCAGATTTTCATCATCCATTGCTTCAATAAAATGATACACCATCTGACAGGTCGCAGGAATGATCGTATCTGAATATACAAAATCAAACTGCTCCGGTTGCTGGTGATGGTCTATAAGGATTTTTTTTGCTTTGGATTTTACCAGCCATTCTCCCAAAATTCCGATTCTTGACGGAGAATTGAAATCCAGACAGAAAATAACATCGGCTTCATTAATTATATCAAAAGCTAATTTTCTTTTATATTCAGCAATAATATTTTTTTTAGCTTCAGGCATCCATTTCAAAAACTTCGGAAAATCATTAGGAACAACAACTTCAGCCTGTAAACCTTTTGCCTGCAAATAATGCTTTAATCCCAAACTTGATCCAATAGCATCACCATCAGGATTATAATGAGTAATGATAACGATTTTGTTTTGTGGAATAAGTAATGATTTGATTTCTAGGATTTCTGCAGGTGTAAACATCTATGCTTCTTTAATTTTGAGTTTCCAAAGATAGAGCTTTTTAACTCAATCATTAGTATTATTTTTAAATGTTACGGATTTCAGCCACAGCAGGACTTTTATAAATATAGTACTAAAAACCTTCAAAATAATTTCAAAAAAAAGAGTCTAAAGTTTGTATCTTATAAAAAAATCTATATCTTTGCAACCTGAAAAATTAATAGATAATTACGATTTAAACATATAGTAATGAGTAAAAGAACATTCCAGCCATCAGAAAGAAAGAGAAGAAACAAACACGGTTTCAGAGAAAGAATGTCTACGCCAAATGGAAGAAGAGTTTTGGCTGCAAGAAGAGCTAAAGGCAGAAAGAGTTTAACTGTAAGTGCATCTCGCGCTAAGAGATAATTCTTTAATTATCATATACAAATCATGCTTGAAAATAATCTTTTCAGGCATTTTTTGTTGTTAAATTTTACTAAAATTCAAGGTTCTTAAGTTTCTTTTTTCTATTTTTAAAAATTGAAAAATTTATAAGAATAGATCATAAAACAGCATTATGCCACATACAAATATATCCGGAGATAATATCATAAGTTTGCAGCACGCAAAGATTGCCCAAAAAAACTTTACGGTTCTTTCTGATGTTAATCTTAACATCAAAAAAGGCAGATTTTGTTATCTTATTGGGAAAACGGGTTCCGGAAAAAGCTCATTACTAAAAACTTTATATGGACACATTCCATTAGCTGCAGGACACGGAGCAGTAGTTGGTTTTGATCTTGCCAAATTAAAGATGTCTGAAATTCCTAACCTGAGAAGAAAATTAGGAATCGTTTTTCAGGATTTCCAATTATTATCCGACAGGACAGTAGAGAAGAACTTAATATTCGTTCTTGAAGCAACAGGCTGGAGCGACAAAACAAAAATGCAAGACCGCATTAATGAAGTTCTGGGAAGTGTAAACATGAAAAGTAAAAAGCACAAAATGCCTCATGAACTTTCTGGTGGAGAACAACAACGTGTGGCCATAGCAAGAGCTTTATTAAACCACCCTGATCTGATTTTAGCCGATGAACCTACAGGAAACCTTGATCCTGAAACCTCAAACGAAATCATGACCTTATTGAAGCAGGTTGCACTGGAAAACGGAGCTGCAGTAGTAATGGCAACCCATGATTACCATATGATCCAAAATTTCCCGGGTGAAGCAATCAGATGTGAAGACGGAAGAGTTTCC
Above is a genomic segment from Chryseobacterium geocarposphaerae containing:
- a CDS encoding OmpA family protein, with the protein product MKIFKILAVSAMVLGLTSCVSKKQYEALSSNYKQCIENIGERQREIQDLKSQNSALSGENNLLKSQHDALKSSLDACLSNTGKSSANIDKLVGEINASNSYIKQLISSNAKNDSLNLALSNKLKRSLDNVADDDVQVKVLKGVVMISLSDKMLYKTGDYNILPAAQEVLGKVAKVINDYDKYSVLIEGNTDNAPLSSANLPRDNWDLSALRGTAVAKILQTQFGVDPARITAGGRSEYNPKATNMSVSGRAENRRTEIIIMPKLDEFMKLMDIAPKK
- the tilS gene encoding tRNA lysidine(34) synthetase TilS, whose amino-acid sequence is MLKKPDLKKELENLVNLPQNHTYLLAVSGGVDSMVLAHLFNQLRDSGFEFQIAHINYHLRGEDSNLDQKVVSDFCQKNLIKFHVYDVSEKDQKPQNSIQLWARELRYSFFKKIQEKENLDFLVTAHHLNDQLETFIINLSKAAGINGLSGIPSNENNILRPLLHFTKEEIYEFAKENNIEYREDLSNKKSDYLRNKIRLEITPKLLETNDHFLENFKKSITYLNQTKDFVQEQIKTIEESLTIFNNSYKIISKDRLSLQSDFVKFEILKKYGFDSEEIPKIFTAENGSSFFSKNYQLIVTRDELILKQKTEGQNAPLDEEILLIEKFDFSQNQMIINLEDVIEEIEEINKNIEWEFDAEKLHFPLRLRRQKDGDEFYPAGFLGKKKVSKFFRDEKLSILARQKIWVLVDGENSILGIIPLRQDRRNAKDENTHKILKIINEK
- a CDS encoding protein-disulfide reductase DsbD family protein, with protein sequence MKFRNWFLLVLLFLATGINAQIKNPVKFKFTINDLGNNQYEAVLNATMESGWHIYSKDIPEDTGIPTEYKVSGKNIELIGKFTEVGKKHEEFSEAFGGTIIFYSNTAGFKQKFKLKDGTKPGDVVAEITYQTCDDRVCLAPNTLEFNKQVTPTGATEEAATEEKTEPAKDSVKTVETVVEKPAKGEVTIAETSKLDPKQLKIESIDFEKPLTDCGTGSTKIEENYWTYLFLGFIGGLIALLTPCVFPMIPLTVSFFTKGSKNKAKGKRDALIYGFFILLIFVLLSVPFHIIDGIAGNIFNEISTSVWLNIAFFIIFIFFAGSFFGYYDITLPSSIANKSSKAEEAGGIIGIFFMALTLVIVSFSCTGPILGSLLGSAVTGSANVPMLLTFALAGFGLAWAIIFGLLALFPQALQSLPKSGGWMNTVKVVLGFVELALALKFLSKADLVSKTFLLKRELFIAIWIVIALGLALYLFGLIRFPHDDKKPKISITRKILGALGFGFVIYLVQGLIPSERPKLQLLSGILPPLNISYFHDEKDGILGMHPEHDFFKAVEIAKKEDKPILIDFTGYGCENCRKMEEFVWSEADILPILQNDVVLASLYVDDKEELPEDQKTKIDLGDGQVKKVKTIGDRWSLFQQVNFNNNSQPHYVLVTPDGKVINTPVSGYMPKEDFKKFLECGVNYYKKNK
- a CDS encoding T9SS type A sorting domain-containing protein, producing MKYKFIFLSILIHYGITTYSQSSIPGIEWQKSFGGSASEIAKSIVQTPDGGYITTGFSKSSDGNATINHGDNDFWVVKMSATGTLEWQKALGGSGDDQANSICTTSDGGYVIAGYTTSSNGDITLNQGYADYWIIKLNALGNIEWQKTYGGQNQDMATSVKQTTDGGYIVGGHSSSNSGNVTGNHGSYTYDYWVIKLDSLGNLQWQKALGGSGEEFAYDIKQTTDGGYIIAGETSSQSSGDISGTYLGVKDSWIVKLGTTGSIIWEKRFGGIGTDITYSVAQTSDGGYIASGTTTSNIGNSTYNGQGDFWIIKLDTAGNLQWQNAMGSLSYDQAYSVTQTPDGNFVAAGYISSNTGIVEPGLPTGTNFWIVKLDNTGNLLWNKVLGGDGHETAWSIISTTDGGLAAAGNSSTNPDTGDVTGNHGQSDFWIVKLSGSKESLGITESNTPEKPQIYPNPAKDIVHINHLPKESTVTIFDAAGRKIFSKKYSEPNISINTSAFANGMYILQIDGAEKNIVSEKLIIKK
- a CDS encoding biopolymer transporter ExbD; translated protein: MAEVIAQEKSGGSKQRKKLIRVDMTPMVDLGFLLITFFMFTTNFTKPNVMDLGLPAKDHKPNPKIDDIVIDQKNQITFILGKDNRVFYHQNTAEDLNSNNLKETNFSGINISKVISEAYNRAPSKEKFTIIVKPTDDANYKNFVDVLDNIAISNKEQYGITDIKPWEKKVYEELTK
- a CDS encoding alpha/beta fold hydrolase translates to MLNFERKGNGKETLVLLHGFMENISIWHEMESHLSEHFSLLKIDLPGHGQSEIIAEVQTMEIMAEEVKKVLDKLSLTKVHLLGHSMGGYTSLAFAEKYPEFLISLTLFFSTYFPDDAEKKEQRIKSYRIIKDAFPHYARAGVPNLFNPNERDILEGKIETALEIALSTNNLGALASVKGMVERTDKKHVLESLDAKILVIAGKHDNAVKTEIMIKNLPDRTNIKSYVLDCGHNGHWEKPSICAEIINTELLHHLPKHLIL
- a CDS encoding patatin-like phospholipase family protein; this encodes MNFFSSSKKNPIIGLTLSGGGMRGIAHIAVLKALEEFDLKPQIISGTSAGSIIGAFYSLGKTPDEMMEIVRQTTFFSRSYLRLSKNGIFSSKFIVKLLVDYFPENDFKVLKIPLYVAATEMTHGIVDFFSEGELFGPLLASSSVPFVLPPVRIGEKIYVDGGVLDNLPIEPIMDKCDFLIASHVNSLSYDPLPNMSLLKEFDRILHLAIAKSVYSKADFCDIFLDPPKMTKFSLFNKKNLDEMFQEVYDYTCKELEEKGYKKIQPSL
- a CDS encoding DHH family phosphoesterase: MFTPAEILEIKSLLIPQNKIVIITHYNPDGDAIGSSLGLKHYLQAKGLQAEVVVPNDFPKFLKWMPEAKKNIIAEYKRKLAFDIINEADVIFCLDFNSPSRIGILGEWLVKSKAKKILIDHHQQPEQFDFVYSDTIIPATCQMVYHFIEAMDDENLVNKDMAECLYTGIMTDTGGFRFRSTSATTHRIVANLIEKGADPSVITSNTWDTNTVSRLHLLALILGRIEVVNDGKVAVLYLTRKELQEYGFQKGDTEGFVNYGLSIVGVRMSAFFMEDLYDDFIKISFRSKDDVDVNQFSRKYFNGGGHINAAGGKSLESLMDTLETFKNRVAEEQL